TTAGAGTGAAGGTTGAACGGAGACCAACTTGCGCCGTGAATCCATAGATGGGAAGTGGCTCTGCAACGGCTCCTTGGTTTGTGTGCCTGAGAGAAaagtctctctctttttttaaattcaattgaACCTACATAAAGGTCTCCTTTTATAAAGGAAACAGAGAAGCGAGGGAACTTTGCCGCCATTTTTCCCTTTCTTCGAGATtctctctaaaaccctaaatacCCAAATCTCTTTCTTCCTCACTCCGCTTGTTTGATGTTAACGATTCGATCATCGAATTACTTCCGATGCATATCTTCTCTctacactaaaaccctaaaccccaaattctCCTCCGCCTCACTCTCCTTTACCCGCCGAGCTCCCCACTCACCCTTCACCTCGCGCCGCCACAGAGCCATGTCTTCTTCACGCCCCTCCGCATTCGACGCTCTCATGTCGAACGCTCGCGCATCCGCCGCCAAGAAGAAGACCCCCCAAGCCTCCAACCCGCCTCGCTCGCCGAACAAGAGGAAAATCGAAAAAACCCAAGACGCCGATTTGGTCAAGACTGAAACTTCTGATTCCGCGAAACCCGGATCGGATTCACCTTCAATTGCGGAGGATTCGAAGAAGGGTGCGAAAAAGTCTAGGTCTTTGACCCAGGCGGACAAGATCGAGGAAATGAAGAGCAAAATCGCGTTGCTGAAGAAGAAGCCTGGGGATTTCGATCCGGAGAGAGTGTCGTGTTGGGAGAAAAGGGAGAGAGTTCCGTTTCTGTTTATCGCTTTGGCGTTTGATCTGATCTCAGCTGAAAGTGGGCGGATTGTGATTACTGATATCCTCTGTAACATGTTGAGAACTGTTATTGCTACTACTCCTGATGATTTGGTGGCTACTGTTTACCTCGCGGCGAACGAGATTGCTCCTGCGCACGAAGGTGTTGAGTTGGGGATTGGTGAAGGTTCAATTATCAAGGCAATCTCTGAAGCTTTTGGTAGAACTGAGTCTCAGGTTAAGAAGCTTAACACGGTGCGTTGATCTTCTTTTATTGGTTGTCTGGTGGAAATTAAGTGGAATGTATTTGATTTGAAGGCTTTTTTGTTGTATAGGAGCTTGGAGACTTGGGGCTTGTAGCAAAAGGAAGCCGTTCGTCTCAAACTATGATGTTCAAGCCAGAGTCATTGACCGTTGTCAAGGTTTTCAACACATTTCGACAAATTGCTAAGGTACTTATAGCCTTTTTTCTGGACCTTATTTTACTTGACTGGGTAATATATGAGTGGGACTATGGCATGTTGACTATTCGCAGGAAAGTGGAAAAGATAGTacagaaaagaagaaggatcGGATGAAGGCTCTCCTTGTGGCAGCAACGGACTGTGAACCTCTTTACTTAACTCGTTTACTTCAGGTATGCAGATCAAACATCACCAGTTTGTTCTGATCGTTCCTTCGGTTTCCTTGTTAAGACCTACTGTATTTATCTTTTAGGCAAAATTGCGGTTAGGGTTCTCAAACCAGACGGTCTTAGCTGCCTTGGGACAAGCAGCTGTATATAATGAAGAGCACTCTAAGCCACCCCCTAATACCAAGTCTCCTTTAGAAGAGGTTAGCTTTCTCTATTAGTTTCTGTATTTCTCATTTTATATCAGAATCCATTCTTTCTGAGCTCTGAGAGAAACAATAAGACGTTGTAACTTGTAAGCTATtataaagatgttttttttttgtggcttTAGGCTCTCTGTGCTGCATTCTTCtttacatcttttttttaatggataTAATATAATGTGTTTAATGTTTCATCATTTGTCCTTCTTTTTTGTAGGCTGCGAAGATTGTGAAACAAGTATTCACTGTGCTTCCTGTCTATGACATTATTGTCCCCGCTCTTTTATCTGGTGGTGTGTGGAATCTTCCTAAAACTTGTAACTTTACACTCGGTGTTCCAATCGGACCAATGCTTGCAAAACCAACAAAAGGTGTAGGTGAGATACTGAATAAATTCCAAGACACCGTCTTCACATGCGAGTACAAGTATGATGGAGAACGTGCACAGGTGATTAATCCGATGAATGCCATTCCTAGAGCGGAGTTGTTTAAATTTGCTGTTAAGGTTTTGGCTTATCATCAGTCAATTACTGCAGGTACATTGTATGGAGGATGGTACATTCGAGATATATAGTCGAAATGCTGAAAGAAACACTGGGAAGTACCCTGATGTTGCTCTTGCGTTGTCAAGGTAGACTTCTGGTGTAACTTGTTGAAAACACTAGAAAGAGCCAATTTTCTAAAGTTAGTGAATCTTCTCTATGTAGATTAAAGAAGCCTTCTGTGAAATCTTTTATTCTGGATTGCGAGGTTGTTGCTTTCGACagggagaaaaagaaaattcttcCATTTCAGGTATAACTCATAAGCGAATAGCAAGGTTCTGATATTCAAGTATGGTTACAATCTTCAGCTATGTGTTATGTCTTATGGTCACAATCTTCACTATAAGCTAGATACTTCAACTATTTGGCTTGCTGGCGTTTcttaatagttttctttttctttttttcagatATTGAGCACTCGAGCCCGTAAAAATGTGAATGTTAACGATATCAAAGTTGGCGTATGTATCTTTGCTTTTGACATGTTATATCTTAATGGCCAGCAACTTATCCAGGAGAATCTTAATATTCGCCGAGAGGTGAGCC
The window above is part of the Brassica oleracea var. oleracea cultivar TO1000 unplaced genomic scaffold, BOL UnpScaffold01028, whole genome shotgun sequence genome. Proteins encoded here:
- the LOC106320705 gene encoding DNA ligase 1 produces the protein MLTIRSSNYFRCISSLYTKTLNPKFSSASLSFTRRAPHSPFTSRRHRAMSSSRPSAFDALMSNARASAAKKKTPQASNPPRSPNKRKIEKTQDADLVKTETSDSAKPGSDSPSIAEDSKKGAKKSRSLTQADKIEEMKSKIALLKKKPGDFDPERVSCWEKRERVPFLFIALAFDLISAESGRIVITDILCNMLRTVIATTPDDLVATVYLAANEIAPAHEGVELGIGEGSIIKAISEAFGRTESQVKKLNTELGDLGLVAKGSRSSQTMMFKPESLTVVKVFNTFRQIAKESGKDSTEKKKDRMKALLVAATDCEPLYLTRLLQAKLRLGFSNQTVLAALGQAAVYNEEHSKPPPNTKSPLEEAAKIVKQVFTVLPVYDIIVPALLSGGVWNLPKTCNFTLGVPIGPMLAKPTKGVGEILNKFQDTVFTCEYKYDGERAQVHCMEDGTFEIYSRNAERNTGKYPDVALALSRLKKPSVKSFILDCEVVAFDREKKKILPFQILSTRARKNVNVNDIKVGVCIFAFDMLYLNGQQLIQENLNIRREKLYESFEEDPGYFQFATTLTSSDIDEIQKFLDASVDIGCEGLIIKTLNSDATYEPAKRSNNWLKLKKDYMDSIGDSVDLVPIAAFHGRGKRTGVFGAFLLACYDADKEEFQSICKIGTGFSEAVLEERSTSLGSRVIATPKQYYRVGDSLNPDVWFEPTEVWEVKAADLTISPVHRAATGIVDPDKGISLRFPRLLRVREDKKPEDATSSEQIADMYQAQKHNHPSNDAKGEDE